The genomic region AAATTTGGATAGCTTCTTGCGCGCGCGGACATTCTGGAGCCAGTGCAGGGAAATCATGCTAAGAATATTCACGCACAATGTAGCTATTGTGCTGTCTTGGTAAAATGAGGATGTTTTCTACAGAGCACGTCAGGTACTTTTATTTGAAAAGAAATTGTTCTTCCGGTCGAACACCTCCGTGTCGGATGCGATTTCGCAGGGGAATCTCTGCGATTGAGAAACATCCTCCTGCCCCAAGCAGTTAAGTAATTCACCTATCTCTAATTCGCGCGCCGTGTCCGCCTTGGGCGGAAATAGGCGAATAGTAAAAAGGGTTTATAGTTTTATATTTTTTGCGATAGTTATTTAGAAAGTGTTAACATAATTATACTATGGAAATAAGTGAATTGATTGGTTTCTATGTTATGCAGTTTATTTCGTTGATAATGCTTCCAGTTATGGGAATGGTGTCTTTAGTCATGTTAAATTCTTTTTCGTGGCTATATATTGGAATAATCGGGATTTTGTTCGCAGTTCAAATTAAAATATCTAAAGACATTCGCATCATAACAGCAACAGCTTTGTCGCTGGGAATTATAATGATGTGGATTTCGCTGTTTGCTTCATATCAAGGGTTGCCGTATAACTATATCGATTTTTCTAATCCGGCTCCTGCCGCACTGGGAGGATTTCCAATTATGGCTTTTGAATATCCGCCTGCCGCATTGGGCGGTGATGAGCCGCCGATTGTAACATGGAGTTTATTTTATTTGAATTTAGGTTTTTGGATTGTTATCGCATCAGGCGCTGCAATGATTTTTCGCAAACATTTGAATAGTCAGATTTCATTCAAATTATTCAGCGCCAGTGTTTTTATGTCATTATATGGGATCGGATATTTATTCTCAGAATTTGATTAAAGATCGAAAAGTCATTGATATTTTTTGTCGCAACCTTGGATGGATTTTATTTTGACGAGATAAACAAGATCATAAAGAACAATGGCGAGATCTCCGAGCTTGAACACCCGCAAATTCCCGAAGACATCCAATCAAAATATCTACAGATCCTCAAAGACTTCGAAGGTAAGAATTAAGAATAGACTATATCTAATTCGCCCCGGTCATTCGACGGGGCGCAGCGCGCCTGCCCGCTTGTCTCGCTAAAGCGTTGGCGAAAGCGGACCGTAGGAGGGAATAGGAGAATAAGGAAATTAATTCACTCAATCTTGATTTATCGTTAATGATTAAAAGATATGGACAACCAAATTACAGGCTATCAGCCCAAGGAAACAATCAGCGCAAAGAGATTATGGTTTGCGTATTTTGCCATATTTTTATTTTTTAATTTCTTTGTAGTTCTATCGGAAAAGTATCCGAATTTATTGGGATATATTATTGGAGTTAGTGTTTCAAAAAAAAATATTTCTTCAGACGGTAGTTTTAAGGGTTTTGTCGAATTGGAGAGCGGAACATATGATGCCACTTTTTATATCCTATTGGCGTTGTCGGTAATTTTTTTGTTGATAATATTGAAAATAAGCGCTCAGGCAAAAACTGATCAAACAAAGGACGGCAGCGGGTCTATTCGACTGCAGCTAACATATTTGATAGGCTCTTTGGGCTTGTTGTTGTTTATGTTTCACGGAGAATTTATAAAATTTATGTTATTCAGCGTTCTTGCTTTGATTGGCATTCTCAAAACAATTCCGAAAAACAAGATAAGCAATACTCAATAAGCCATCGCGGCACCAATCTGTTCCCGAGCGGACGTTACGGGGCGCAGTGCTGTGTCCCGTGTTTATCACTGTGACGCCTGCCCGCCTCCACCCGAGGCGGACAAGTTGGGCGGAAATAGACGAATAAAAAAAATTTACCGTCTGGATTTGGAATTCAAACGGTAATACGTTATTTTGTTTCTTGTTTTTTGCGGGAATTTGTCTCGGCTCTGTCTGCGGCCCAGTCCGCGATGAATTGGGTTGTGAATATTCCTAATGCAATTGCAATGATCAAAGCTATGATCACAAGCATTCCCATCGCTCCTTTCCCATCGCGTCTTCCTCCGCTGTTTCCTCCCATACCTTTCCCGAAGAATTCGATTACGCCTTTTAGCGCTTCAGGGATTGCGCTCAATGCTCTATAGGAGTTATAGAACTGTGCGGAAGTGTTGTATGCGGCAATCGCTGTATTTCCCAGGCTTCTTTCTCGATATGCATTTATCCATGAATTGATCGTAATGATCAACCCTGTTCCGAGAGCGGGGATAATTATGATCAAATATCCCAGCGAGAACATTGCAGATACTGCTTCCTGATCAAGCCAGCCAACAGCATACATTATGAAACCTATTAGAAATAGGTAACACCATGTAAAACCTATTGCACTCATGATCCAACCGCACCAAAGCATTATCTTGCCAAAGAGCCCGCCGGTCGCTTCTATTCTTGCCCAGCTGCTACCAACTGCATATGCATTCCACGCACTGACTCCAAAGTTCCACACTAACAATAATAATACCAAAACAATTTCTATCATGTTTAACGACCTCCATTCGCTATATAGCGAAAATCGACTATTATTTACAAATATGCAATTTTCGATATACAATAAATCACACAATATTGTACACTATAAAAACAAAAATGTCAATAGTCTTGTGGGGTTAGGTCTCAACATTCCACATCAAACACAATAATCACCATTTTCCTCGTACAATGACAATACCTGTCCCGCTCGTTTCGCCATAAGCTTCAGCGAGGCGAGTCGAATGACTGGGATGAATTACCATAGTGTCGTAATAAAAATCAAATTAATATCACACCTATCTCTAATTCGCGCGCCTGCCCGCTTGTCTCGCTAAAGAGTTGGCGAAAGCGGACCGTAGGAGGGAATAGGCGAGCAGTTGTGTTTGTCTTTGATGGAAGGGAAAGGGGTAATAAAAAAGAGCAGTATTTTCAAACTGCATCACGTTTTCTGACTTTTTATTCTTCGGATATAATTTCTCCTACGGGATATTTTTTCTGATCGTCGAAATCCACGATCCTAAAAGTCACTAAATTTGGTTTGTTATTGTTGGCGGCCATTCTGCTTGCTTGCGCTGTTGCAAAAACAAATTGGTTATTGCTGTGAACCGCGATTGTACAGCGCTGACCTTTGGAGATCGCAAACATTATTGCCTTTGATAGGTCGATCAATTCTGACATTTTTTACCTCCTGTTTGAACGAGAATTGATAGACGGTAGTGTAATATGGGATGTTTGAATTGTCAAATGAGGAATTAAGGTTTTAGGTCTTTTGTCATTGAAAATCTGATTTCTGAACGGACTTCCGGTCGAACACCTTCGCGTCGGATGCACCTTCGGCTGCGATTTTTCCTCCGAATCCCTCCGCCTCCGAAACTTTCTTCTCCCCACATCCTCATAAATACTCTATAAATACTATCTTACTTATCTTTTCATCCCCGCACTATGATAATATGAATTACCATAGTATAATATATTTAACAGAGAAAAATAAGCACAAATATATAATAAAAATATGTCAAAAGTTGATCCTCGTAAAATAAATATCGACGCCAAAAAGAAATATCTCGATTTGTTGTGGTCATCTATCGCGAAATTGGCGACGAGGGGAGAGGTGGAAATATTCTTTAAGGATCTTTTGAGCGAGAGTGAAGCTCTTATGCTCTCCAGAAGGATTGAGATCGCCAGGAGGCTTTTGAACGGGGAGTCCTATGATTCTATTGCAAGAGAATTGAAGGTTGGCATGGATACGATCAATCGTGTGCAAAGATGGCTGATTGCTGGCTCCGGAGGATATAAGAAGGCCATAGAAAAAATCTCAAAAGAAACAAAAAAGAATTTCAATAGATCGGAAAGAGAGGATGCAGGAGCGGCATACTCGTTCAATTGGATCAGACGAAAATACCCGTTGCATTTTCTGCTTTTTAACCTGATCTCGGATGCCAAGAAAAAGAAAAGCCACAAATAGCTCTAATTGCATGCACTATGATAATATGAATTACCATAGCGTAGAATAACACTTTTGTTTACGCTCTCTTAAAATAATTGCTATGGCTAGAAATTTAAGACAGAACATTTACGCCCATCTCTAATTCGCCCCGGTACTAATCTAAAGATAGTATGGGGCGCAGCGCTGTGTCCCGTGTTTATCACTGGGATGCCTGCCCGCCGTAGGAGGAAATAGGCAAATACATTAATATATAAAATATGGTTCTGATAACATCAAAAGAGCAATTTGATTTCAAAAAGTTCCTGAGTGGTTTGTTTTTCAGTAAAAAAGATACTTCAAGCTTTTCCTTGATCGTTTCAAATCTTGCGCCTCTTTTTGGAGTGATTTTTTTTGAGTGGAATCTGTTCTCAGTCATATTCCTTTACTGGTCGGAGAATACGGTTATTGGTTTCTACAATATTTTCAAGATACTGATGGCAAAGGAAAGCGATACTGGGGAGAAAATGTCTGTTCTCAGGGCGGGGGGCATGGAAATACCAATGAAGTCGAAGGTCAACACTTATGGGCACGGAAAAATAACCATTGCCGTGTTTTTTATTTTCCATTATGGGATGTTCGTTCTGATTCACGGTGTCTTCGTTCTTGGGTTTTTCGGGAAACTGGGAAATCCGTCAGAAGGTTTTCTCTATGTACTATTTTTTCTTCTATTGAGCCATGGTTTTTCATTCTTCGAAAACTTTATAGGAAAGAAAGAATATCTCAAAACTTCTCCGGGCCGGCAAATGTTTCAGCCCTATGCCAGGGTTTTTGTGATGCATTTCGTGATCCTTGTGGGAGGAATAGTTACAATGGCTTTGGGAGCTCCGATATTTGCCCTGCTAATTTTGATCATTTTGAAGACTATAGTGGATCTTCTCTATCACATTGAAGAGCATAATGTTTACGAGATCACTGATCCCAAGGCCATTGAAGAGGCGAAAAAGGCGTTTCAGGTTTCTAAGTGATTTATTTCCATCTGCAATTTACCCCAGCACTAATCTTTGATAGTACAGGGCACGGCACGCCGTGTCCCTGCCGGTCAGGCGTTTTTGGCGGAAATGAGGGGTGGTTTAGAATTATATTATAAACTAAAATAATCTCTATGAAAGAATTTGAATTTATCGAACCGGAAAAGCCGCAAGGCGGCGCATCGTCATCGGCAAAGAAAGGAGATGCGAAAATAAAAGATATGCTATGGACTCAGCCGGAGATATTTGAGATCTATGAAAGTGTCCGTAAAATATATCGTCCTTTGAATACAAAAATTGTTGAAGAAACGCTCAAGGAATATGTGAATGAAAAAGATGAGAGAATAGTGGAGGTTGGTTCAGGTATAGGGGAAATGTCAGGTATTGTCCCCGAGAGTATTGAGAAAAGAATGGTGCATACCGAAAGGAATCCGGAATTTGCCGCGATCCAAAAAGAGGGCGGCAGTGAAAGGGAGGTTGCGGCAGCGGACGTGGAAAGGCTTCCATTCAAAGATAATTCAGCTGATGTTGTAACCGGATACGCGATGTTCGACACGCTCTTCAATTCCGAGAAGTCGGCGGAAGAGATCAAGAGAATATTAAAGAAAGACGGAAAATTCATCCACTTCCTGGACCTAGGCCACAATGAAGACATCTTGATCGAGGATTACAAAAACCAGGGGAAGGTCATTTTTCCGGTACCGTTTACGTTGGATTTTGGGGAACAAGAAGATTATATGTCCCATTGTTACGCTTCCAAAAAAGAGATCAAAGAAGCTTTGAGTAAAATGGACAAGAAAGATCCTTTTTACCAGGTCATCAATGAGTATATTGAAGACCCCGGCAGGCTTTACTTTATCTGGAATATGGTCGATCCTTCCATGCTTAAAAAAATGGTAATGAGGTTGAATAAAGAAGGAGTTTTCATCCCTCCCTTTGATCCTACTTTGTATTTCCGAGATAAAATGGACAAAATATTCGAGGACCTTGATTTCAAGGTGTTGGAGAACAGGATCGCTTCGAAAAAAGAAAGGGTCAAGAGGGACGAGAGATTTGCTTCCGAACCTGAATATTACAACGATTTCAAAAACAGGGTCGGCAGAATATATAAAAGGGAAAAGGATCTTCCTACTGACGAAGTCGATGTGGAGGCGTTGGTGCACGTGTTTGTTGCCCAGAAGAAATAAATCTAAGCATATAATTTCAAAAGCTATGTTTCCTTATATTGTAAAGCAAAAACAGGAAGGATCGAAAAAAACGATCGTTCTTAGGATAGAATTTGGAAAAATAGAAAAAATAGCTACTATCGTGATCTATTTTGTTTTTTTCTTGCTTTTGACGATCAGATTCGGATATTTATCGCTGGAGAATGCGGCGGTGTATTTTGTATTTATTGTTTTTTTGACCGCAGTTTATATTTTTTGGTTTTTGGGATCGTATCTGGGGGAAGTTCGCATTATAAATGACTCATCGACAGGCACGATAACTGTGGAAAGAGGAATATTTAAGTTGCAGTCTTATGTGATAAAAAAGGAAGAAAGGCCCGAATTTAAGTTGATAGAAATCGGTGTGCCGTTCGGTTGGCCATTCATTAAGATTAAAAAATATTTACTTATGATCGCTTCCGATAAAACAAGAATAAGAATAGACCCCGGTCTTTGGGGAGAGTTGAGGTTAACTAAATGGTATAGATATCGTTTATTTTATTATAGTGATTTTTGTTATTTGTGGGAGTTTACAGAGAAAGATATAGGAAATATTTCGAGTTATCTAGGTATTGATATTTCACCTGACAAAGTCAAATATCACGATCTGGAATTGAAGGAATATTATCAACGGAATCCGTCTTCGGTGCGGAGCGGAAAGGTATAGAGGCATAGAGGCTATGATTGTCATGCTTATATCTGATCTCCGCCTTTGGCGGAAACAGGCAAATAGTCTCGCGGGCATCCGGCATGTTATGACATGTTACTTTTTTTTCAAGGAATCTTAAGATATTGTATATAATTAAGTTAAACTAAAGCGTATGAAAAAAGCCATCATTCTGGCAGTTGTGTTGCTGCTGGCAATCGGTGCTGCATTATATTTCGTCGCCTACAAAGGACCCGGCAGCCGGACCGAGAGCGGCGACAAAACTTTCTCCAAATATGACGAAACGACCATTCCAAAAGCGATCGATGATCTCTATCAGAATTATGAGAACTGTCTGAAGAATCCTCCTTCTGAAGCGAGCGGAAAGGTCGGCGAGTATTGCCAGAATAATACGGGACTGACGACTGCAAATTTTGCCGCGAACTTGGAAAAGGGAGGAACGGCCAAGGCGGGAGCGGACCCTGTTTTTTGCGCGCAGAGCGTACCGGAAAGCATGAAAGCAAGTACGGATTTCCGGGTGAAGAACGGCAAGGCGACGGGTTTTATGGAAGAAAAATTCGGTTCCAGCCAAGTTAAGCCGCAAATTGAACTTGCAGAGGAAAATGGAGTCTGGAAAATAGACGATATAGTATGTTCCGCGCCCCTCGTGGGCGGCGATCGCGATGAACATGGTTGCATCGGTTCGGCCGGATATTCATGGTGCGAACAAAAGCAAAAATGTTTGCGGATCTGGGAGGAATCTTGCGACACTGATTCTGCCATTGGCGAGGTCATCAGAAAAAAACTGGCGGAAAAATATGACAAGCCCGTGAGCGAAGTGAATGTAAGTGTTTCCAAAAGCGATGCGGATCACGCGGCCGGAAGCGTTTTGTTCGGCCAGGGCGGACCGGGCGAGGGAGGCATTTTCCTGGCGGTCAAGATCGAGAATGAATGGCAGGTGGTTTTTGACGGGAACGGGAGCATCGATTGCAGCAAGATGAGACAAGAATACAAATTTTCCGATGCGATCCTTAAGCCGAACTTTTGCGATTAGGGTTTTCAAATTTTATCCTCGACTGACTTTTCAAGCCTAGGCTAGAAAATTAGGACTTATTTTAACACCTATCTCTAATTCGCCCCGATCATTCGACTCGCCTCGTTGAAGTCGACGGCGAAGCGGGCGGGGCACGGCGCCGTGTCCCGTGTTCATCGCCGGGACGTTTGCCGGCTTCTGGCGGAATTAGGCGGATAGATGCATATGCCAATGTTAGGCTGGTCATAAAAAAAGACATCCGATTTGCGGGTGTCGTGATAAGCCTGGGTCCAAATATCGATTCTGAACCGTTTATTCAGTTTCTTTTTCATTGAAGCACAGGAGAATATAGTTGGCGTCCCATTTGGCATCGAAAGTGTCGAGGAAGAAGCTCCATTTGTTTTCGAAATCGCGGCCTATATTCGGTACCTGACTGCGGCCTTGATCGTTTTTCCATAATAGTTCCTTTTCATCGAAGGACACTGCGTATTTTCCCGCAGGAAACGCTTCTTGCAGATGTTGCAGTTTATGAATATGGTTCCAGACCAGCCAGACTCCCTCTAAACCGATAAGAATTGCCTTTTGCGTTTTCAAAAATTCCAAACATTCCTCTGAGCTTACGAATTTCCCCCGACTTATTTCAAAGAGCTTCACTGTATAGGTTTTGCCGGCAGTGAGTTTGTTGCTGATGGTTGCGAAGCTAGCGTCACTGTTTTCATTGTTATAGTCGAAAAATCTTTTATGTTTTTCTCTGTAAAACTCTTCGAACAGGAAATTGTCTTTGATTGTTTGCGGTGCGGTCAGCTCCAATTGATCCAAGAGCTTGAACCGATCGTCGGCATTATTTTTATTTTTTTCGCTTTCTATATTTCTCAGTCCTGATCCGCTTCTTTTCTCACTTTTTTGATCAGTGTCTTTCTCCCGGAAGAGCAGCAGACAATAAAAGGCGGCGAAGTTGGTTGATTCGAACTGGACGAGATTAATGCTCCATTTGCCTTTAGATCTCACGTAAAACAAACTTGGCATTGCATAGACGTATTCTTCGCAGAGTGCTTTTTCCTCGTCAAACGAAACCGTGTGCATGCTTTTATCGAACTCCTCTTCATTGTCTTGAAAAGCTGCCAATAGTCCCTGAGCTCCGACCAGCAGCGCCTTTTTCTTTTTATAGAAGTTCAGGCAATCTTCACCGGTATTCCCGTTTTCTTTGGATGTTACAATGTATCGCTCTACGATATAGGTTTCACCCGGCTTAAGTTTTTGGGTCACATTAGCGAAGTTATAATCGACAAGATGTTCATTGACATAACTCAGCCTTTTGCGATTTTTATCAATAAACGATTCAAGCTGATTATCATGGTCGTAATCCTCCGGCACTCTTAGCTCAAAACTACCGCTGAATATGAACTGACCGTCCTCGGCAGTTTCATTTCCTCCGTGCTTATCCAACATTGCATCTGCGACTAAATTCAAGTCCTTATCTTTTTTTTTCATCTTTTACCTCTTTTCTATTTATGTAGCCAATAGATCTTTGTTTGCCTTTCAGATCGGCAAAATCCGATTTACCAGCCCTGAAAGTTTACCATTCTTGGATTAAAATAATAAACTTTTAGAGCCGGTGAATCATGTATTTTCAAGGTACGAACTTATTATGGTTCCAGAACCTGCTTGCCGGTAGTCAGGTGTCCCGTGGCTTGTGGCGGGGCTGGGTTCAACTTGGGATCGTGCTTGATGTTGTTTATTAAGCTTGGTTAACATTGTAGTCTTAATAAATAAAAAGGACAATAGATATGTCGGATCGGATTTGTGCCGGGTTCAAGTCGCTGCTCTTCCATGGTAAAATCACATCTCATATGTATTGAAAATCACGGCGACGCCCCTGATCCTTGCTGACGATAGAATAATTCTTATCCATCCCCGAATTGCCTCTTTTGAGATTCAATTCTTTTTTACCCGAACCTTTTTCTTCCGTTGCCTTGTTTTCCGGCGCAAGCTATGATTTTATGAGAGGTATGTGCCGTTTTTTCTCCTCACTATGATAGTATGTAATATCATAGTATAATATAAAAAGAAAAATAAAGATTATTGATATAAATATGTATAAAGTTGACCCTCGCAAAATAAATAGCGATGCCAAAAAGAAGCATCTCGATCTTTTATAGTCGTCGATCACCAAGCCCGAAACCAGGGTCGAAGTCGAAATATTTTCAAGGACCTTTTGAGTGAGAGCGAAGCCCTGATGTTTTCAAGGAGGATTGAGATCGCCAGAAGGCTTTTGAACGGAGACTCTTATGACTCTATGGCAAAAGATCTGAAAATGGGTATGGACACTATCAATCGAGTGCAAAGAAAGCTGATCGCCGGTTCTGGAGGATGTAAAAGGGCAATAGACAAGATCCCGAAAGAAGCGGTAGGCCGTTGAGATATTAAAAAAGGAAGATAACATTGAGCCATATTCATTCGGTTGGCTAAGGCGAAAGTATCCCTTGCATTTTTACTTTTCAATTTGATGTCAGACAGCAAAAAAAAGAAAGGTAATAAAAGCTAAAATGGCAACCACTAAGATAATATGTAACATCATAGTGAAATGTGATTATGCAATATCGCCGGCTGAAAGAATTGAAAGAGATTTGATGGGAAAAAAAGTGTCAGGTGCTTCTTATCGCAACGAAAATTACATCCAGCGCAAAAAAACAATAATATCAAATTTATGAACGGACAAAACAGAGAAGACATAAGGATCGGTTCGAGAGTGGAGGTTGTGCTGAAAGCCGACCAAAGGACCGGAAAGTTCACTTCTGGCATAGTGGCGGAAATTCTGACGAATTCCGATTTTCACCCGCATGGAATCAAGGTGCGCCTGGAAGACGGGCAAGTCGGACGGGTTCAGAACATTTTGTCGCCCGTGGCGTGAGCACTTTTGTTTTTTGTCACATAAAATTATTGTTATGGCTGGGATATTGAGATAGCTTTTTTGTTTCAACTCATTATGATCAATTAAAAATAGCCGCAAATATGAAATGGTTCGGGATCAGCGGAAGCTGGCGAAAAACAAACCGGGAAATTGAAGAAAAGGTCAGGCTTATTGTGCGTGAGATCATGACAAGAGGCGATGGCATTGTTTCCGGAGGGGCATTGGGCGTTGACTCTATCGCGTTGGATGAGGCGCTGAAGGTCGATCCCGGGGCACAAAGGATCAGAATATATTTGCCCACGATGCTAAAGGCTTATGCCGCTCATTATCAGAGGCATGCTGTGCTTGGTTCGATCACGGGCAAGCAGGCGGAAAATCTGGTGAGCCAATTGGAAGCCCTGAAGAAAATCAATCCCGATGCCTTGATCGAAGATCCGGATGAAGATTTCAACGAGGAAACAAAAAAACGGAAGTATTATAAACGCAATTCCGCTGTCGTAGATGTCTCGGATGAGCTTGTGGCTTTTTTGGCGAGGACAAAAGAAAGCGAAGGCGGAGGAACCAGAGATACGATTGAGAAGGCGAGGGCGAAAGGCATTCCTGTTCGGTTATTTGAATATGGCTTGAACGATTGATCCGTTGCTTCGACAAGATTGATGAATGTGCGTTTAATTT from Candidatus Paceibacterota bacterium harbors:
- a CDS encoding class I SAM-dependent methyltransferase, which produces MKEFEFIEPEKPQGGASSSAKKGDAKIKDMLWTQPEIFEIYESVRKIYRPLNTKIVEETLKEYVNEKDERIVEVGSGIGEMSGIVPESIEKRMVHTERNPEFAAIQKEGGSEREVAAADVERLPFKDNSADVVTGYAMFDTLFNSEKSAEEIKRILKKDGKFIHFLDLGHNEDILIEDYKNQGKVIFPVPFTLDFGEQEDYMSHCYASKKEIKEALSKMDKKDPFYQVINEYIEDPGRLYFIWNMVDPSMLKKMVMRLNKEGVFIPPFDPTLYFRDKMDKIFEDLDFKVLENRIASKKERVKRDERFASEPEYYNDFKNRVGRIYKREKDLPTDEVDVEALVHVFVAQKK
- a CDS encoding Trp family transcriptional regulator; this translates as MVVDHQARNQGRSRNIFKDLLSESEALMFSRRIEIARRLLNGDSYDSMAKDLKMGMDTINRVQRKLIAGSGGCKRAIDKIPKEAVGR
- a CDS encoding YwbE family protein, with amino-acid sequence MNGQNREDIRIGSRVEVVLKADQRTGKFTSGIVAEILTNSDFHPHGIKVRLEDGQVGRVQNILSPVA
- a CDS encoding DUF6498-containing protein → MVLITSKEQFDFKKFLSGLFFSKKDTSSFSLIVSNLAPLFGVIFFEWNLFSVIFLYWSENTVIGFYNIFKILMAKESDTGEKMSVLRAGGMEIPMKSKVNTYGHGKITIAVFFIFHYGMFVLIHGVFVLGFFGKLGNPSEGFLYVLFFLLLSHGFSFFENFIGKKEYLKTSPGRQMFQPYARVFVMHFVILVGGIVTMALGAPIFALLILIILKTIVDLLYHIEEHNVYEITDPKAIEEAKKAFQVSK
- a CDS encoding YerC/YecD family TrpR-related protein, producing the protein MSKVDPRKINIDAKKKYLDLLWSSIAKLATRGEVEIFFKDLLSESEALMLSRRIEIARRLLNGESYDSIARELKVGMDTINRVQRWLIAGSGGYKKAIEKISKETKKNFNRSEREDAGAAYSFNWIRRKYPLHFLLFNLISDAKKKKSHK